The Cyprinus carpio isolate SPL01 chromosome A9, ASM1834038v1, whole genome shotgun sequence genome window below encodes:
- the si:dkey-18p12.4 gene encoding SPRY_PRY_C-I_1 domain-containing protein has translation MAFAAAENKSTGITSSDISLHTPHIKKNARASASFPLIKPYLSAQPSQYAVKIIHQLEKVFYQWFKIPATNNTEQKDDLSLEESVYIIRKLAAELDRVVQSKKLSLMARKIKNKGRNEEQEEQKYYILQWAKDLENIRTKQMDKKETSSEQLSSYMKFNQAKEIVSDWFWRLKDLKQNSVCPKGGWEETLRDLHKEWKQGESSMLPVMDWMVWAVLQSERSEEDSVPRLWVRSKQRSKNTVGLRIPNPVWNWITKSTADVILDPNTANPDLLVSEDGKYLKAKKYGHESWEAYQWKRSKFDGWTCVQAKEGYNTGRHYWEVDVRKKHEWRVGVVKESAPRNGYVTMNTKTGHWNLRLQLGTLMALTEPVTKVNLPTPSRVGVYLDIEEGHVSFYDAVKRRHIFSFNTAFNETENIYPVFGTVETDRALMISS, from the exons ATGGCATTTGCAGCAGCTG AAAATAAAAGCACTGGAATTACCTCAAGTGACATTAGTCTCCACACGCCACACATAAAGAAGAATGCAAGAGCTTCTGCGTCATTCCCACTTATCAAGCCATATCTGAGTGCTCAGCCATCACAG TACGCTGTTAAAATAATCCACCAACTTGAAAAGGTCTTTTACCAG TGGTTCAAAATACCAGCCACCAATAATACTGAGCAAAAAGATGACTTATCTCTTGAGGAGTCAGTGTACATTATCAGAAAACTGGCTGCTGAACTGGACCGAGTGGTACAG TCCAAGAAGTTATCCTTGATGGCtcgaaagattaaaaataaaggaCGTAACGAAGAACAGGAAGAacaaaagtattatattttgCAGTGGGCAAAAGATCTTGAGAACATACGGACAAAACAAATGGACAAGAAAGAG ACATCCTCTGAGCAGTTGTCAAGTTATATGAAATTTAACCAAGCAAAAGAAATCGTGTCTGACTGGTTTTGGAGACTGAAAGATTTGAAACAG AACTCAGTATGTCCAAAGGGGGGATGGGAAGAAACACTGAGGGATCTTCACAAAGAGTGGAAACAGGGAGAGTCCAGCATGCTTCCAGTAATGGACTGGATGGTATGGGCTGTTCTACAGTCAGAACGCTCTGAG GAGGATTCCGTCCCCAGACTGTGGGTGAGGAGTAAACAGAGATCCAAAAACACAG TTGGATTACGGATTCCTAACCCAG tttggaATTGGATAACAAAATCAACAG cTGATGTAATTCTGGACCCAAACACAGCCAACCCAGATCTCCTGGTCTCTGAAGATGGAAAatatttgaaagcaaaaaaatatgGTCATGAATCCTGGGAAGCGTATCAATGGAAACGTTCTAAATTTGATGGCTGGACGTGTGTCCAAGCTAAAGAGGGTTATAACACAGGTAGACATTACTGGGAGGTAGATGTGAGGAAGAAACATGAGTGGAGGGTAGGAGTTGTAAAGGAATCTGCCCCTCGGAATGGCTATGTCACAATGAACACAAAAACAGGGCACTGGAATCTGCGTTTGCAACTGGGAACTTTAATGGCTTTGACTGAACCAGTCACTAAAGTCAACCTGCCGACACCCTCTAGGGTCGGAGTTTATCTGGACATAGAAGAGGGCCATGTCTCTTTCTATGATGCAGTTAAAAGAAGACATATCTTCTCTTTTAACACTGCCTTTAATGAGACTGAAAACATTTACCCAGTGTTTGGCACTGTTGAGACAGACAGAGCATTGATGATTTCATCGTAA
- the LOC109105839 gene encoding gap junction alpha-8 protein-like — translation MGDWSFLGNILEEVNEHSTVIGRVWLTVLFIFRILILGTAAEFVWGDEQSDYVCNTQQPGCENVCYDEAFPISHIRLWVLQIIFVSTPSLVYVGHAVHYLHMEEKRKEREEAEVSHQQEMGEERLPIATDQGSVRTTKETNTKGSKKFRLEGTLLFTYICHIIFKALFEVGFVIGQYFLYGFRILPLYKCSRWPCPNTVDCFVSRPTEKTIFIIFMLAVACVSLFLNFVEISHLALKKIRFVFRRPAPAQLEPLGPPERSLPFLLTTPVQKAKGYRRLEEEKKDEVAHIYPLAEVGMEEGQFFSPQLEKEQKRSQESVMPTVPPVEETIICNETQPSFIQVTETLPELPPEEPLREGDEVDNLKTPSALPEVLEERSEGESVEETYLISLEESLDINLGELTCREVIEEKSVKESSLIDAEPTQEEKPSGTGKEKETSQKIGGKEHNTFNVKELREEGRSLPDVVEEERAPGVSERELGEIEPFVNEDDLEKVKTLDDGKISGDLDVSKIFEGERESESLGEVAGSILSDIVPIGDEVDIGKDKAKGDVEDMKGDGVQWDVVDSNVGRALEEVVDIGKGESVEGLVDAVRSCALENVLHTGKDQALENLNEDRPFETAVNKSEEALDKAVGFAVDTEQVETLGKEDPEEVQVSGEWDGSEKEEDFVETGGPEKEECSEESKALEAIEEMMHVPLVALELETAEETRSLSRLSKGSNRARSDDLTI, via the coding sequence ATGGGAGACTGGAGCTTCTTGGGTAATATTTTGGAGGAAGTAAACGAACACTCCACTGTGATTGGCCGCGTTTGGCTCACAGTTCTGTTCATTTTTCGCATTTTAATTCTGGGCACAGCAGCAGAGTTTGTCTGGGGAGACGAGCAGTCCGATTACGTATGTAACACTCAGCAGCCAGGTTGCGAGAACGTGTGTTACGACGAGGCTTTCCCAATCTCCCATATTCGTCTATGGgtgttacaaataatttttgtatCCACACCTTCACTTGTATACGTTGGGCATGCTGTCCATTACCTCCACATGGAGGAAAAGCGAAAGGAGCGTGAAGAAGCCGAGGTTAGCCACCAACAGGAAATGGGCGAGGAGCGTCTTCCAATAGCGACAGATCAGGGAAGTGTTCGGACCACCAAGGAGACCAACACGAAGGGTAGCAAAAAGTTCAGACTTGAGGGCACTCTGCTTTTCACCTACATATGCCATATCATCTTCAAAGCTCTTTTTGAAGTAGGCTTCGTAATTGGACAGTACTTCCTCTACGGGTTCCGCATCCTGCCGCTGTATAAGTGCAGTCGTTGGCCGTGCCCTAACACAGTGGACTGTTTTGTCTCCCGGCCCACCGAAAAGACcatctttatcatttttatgCTTGCAGTTGCTTGCGTTTCACTGTTCCTCAACTTTGTGGAGATCAGCCACCTGGCCTTGAAGAAGATCCGCTTTGTGTTCCGCCGACCAGCTCCGGCACAGCTGGAGCCTCTTGGACCACCTGAGAGGAGCTTACCATTTCTCCTGACCACCCCTGTCCAAAAAGCTAAAGGTTATAGGCGCCTTGAAGAGGAGAAGAAAGACGAGGTGGCACACATATATCCACTAGCTGAGGTTGGTATGGAAGAGGGCCAGTTCTTCTCACCTCAGCTGGAGAAGGAGCAGAAAAGGAGTCAAGAGTCGGTTATGCCAACAGTGCCACCTGTAGAGGAGACAATCATATGTAATGAGACTCAACCCTCCTTCATTCAGGTCACAGAGACACTACCAGAGCTTCCCCCAGAGGAACCACTTCGGGAAGGTGATGAGGTAGACAACTTAAAGACTCCGTCAGCTTTACCAGAAGTACTGGAGGAGCGATCAGAAGGGGAAAGTGTGGAGGAAACATATTTAATATCACTTGAGGAGAGTTTGGATATAAATCTAGGAGAACTGACTTGTAGAGAGGTGATTGAGGAAAAGTCAGTGAAAGAGAGTAGCTTAATAGATGCTGAGCCGACACAAGAGGAAAAACCTTCAGGAACTGGAAAAGAGAAGGAAACCTCACAGAAAATTGGGGGAAAAGAGCATAACACCTTTAACGTCAAGGAGTTGAGAGAAGAAGGGAGATCTTTACCAGATGTGGTTGAGGAAGAGAGAGCACCTGGGGTGTCTGAGAGGGAACTTGGTGAAATTGAGCCTTTTGTAAATGAGGACGATTTGGAAAAGGTGAAAACTTTAGATGATGGTAAGATTAGTGGAGATCTGGACGTGTCTAAAATATTCGAGGGGGAACGAGAGTCTGAGTCTTTAGGGGAAGTTGCAGGGTCAATTTTATCTGACATAGTGCCCATTGGGGATGAAGTGGATATAGGAAAGGACAAAGCTAAGGGGGATGTAGAAGATATGAAAGGGGATGGAGTTCAATGGGATGTGGTAGACTCAAACGTGGGCAGAGCTTTAGAGGAAGTAGTAGATATAGGAAAGGGTGAATCTGTAGAGGGTCTAGTGGATGCTGTAAGAAGTTGTGCTTTAGAAAATGTATTACATACAGGTAAGGATCAAGCTTTAGAAAATCTAAATGAAGATAGACCTTTTGAGACCGCTGTAAATAAAAGTGAGGAGGCTCTAGATAAAGCTGTAGGGTTCGCTGTTGACACTGAACAGGTGGAAACTTTGGGAAAGGAGGATCCAGAGGAGGTCCAAGTCTCTGGGGAGTGGGATGGGTCAGAGAAAGAAGAGGATTTTGTGGAAACTGGAGGCCCTGAGAAGGAGGAGTGTTCTGAAGAATCAAAGGCCTTGGAGGCCATAGAGGAGATGATGCATGTTCCACTTGTAGCTCTGGAACTAGAGACGGCAGAGGAAACAAGATCATTAAGCCGTCTCAGCAAAGGGAGCAACAGAGCCAGGTCAGATGATCTAACTATATGA